A genomic stretch from Patescibacteria group bacterium includes:
- the rnc gene encoding ribonuclease III, translating into MAELEKLERALGVTFKDKDTLRQALVHRSYLNEHPDFPIGQNERLEFLGDAVLELVVTEYLYANYENPEGELTNWRAALVNADMLSGICARLGVEEHLFLSRGESKDAGSKARRYILANAFEALIGAIYLDHGWESAKTFVTKTVLSELPNILEHRLYVDPKSRFQEAAQEKLGVTPNYKVISEAGPDHAKNFEVGVFVGKDLIASGMGTSKQEAQVAAAEAAIKAKGW; encoded by the coding sequence ATGGCTGAACTTGAAAAGCTCGAACGAGCCTTGGGCGTGACGTTCAAGGACAAGGACACGTTGCGCCAAGCGCTGGTTCACCGCAGTTACCTGAACGAGCATCCGGATTTCCCGATCGGGCAGAACGAACGCCTGGAGTTCTTGGGCGATGCCGTGCTCGAGCTGGTCGTCACGGAATACCTGTACGCCAATTACGAGAACCCCGAAGGGGAGCTCACCAACTGGCGCGCGGCGCTCGTGAACGCCGACATGCTTTCCGGCATTTGCGCGCGCCTGGGCGTGGAGGAGCACCTGTTCCTCTCGCGCGGCGAAAGCAAGGACGCGGGCAGCAAGGCGCGGCGCTACATCCTGGCGAACGCCTTCGAGGCGCTCATCGGCGCCATCTACCTCGACCATGGCTGGGAGTCGGCCAAGACGTTCGTCACCAAGACGGTGCTTTCCGAGCTCCCCAACATCCTGGAGCACCGCCTGTACGTCGACCCCAAGAGCCGGTTCCAGGAGGCCGCGCAGGAAAAGCTGGGCGTCACGCCCAACTATAAGGTGATTTCCGAGGCGGGACCCGACCACGCCAAGAACTTCGAGGTGGGCGTGTTCGTGGGGAAAGACCTGATCGCCTCCGGCATGGGCACGAGCAAGCAAGAAGCCCAAGTCGCCGCGGCCGAGGCGGCCATCAAGGCGAAAGGGTGGTAA
- a CDS encoding 50S ribosomal protein L32, which translates to MGLPGHRRTSSHKRRRAAHFAMKKVTLATCANCKAPVAPHRACKGCGSYGGRIVVDKTRAAKRLVKKARAAAPAAQKTAKAEAKDEHEGHDHT; encoded by the coding sequence ATGGGCCTTCCTGGACATCGTCGGACTTCATCGCATAAGCGCCGCCGCGCCGCGCATTTCGCGATGAAGAAGGTGACCCTTGCCACCTGTGCGAATTGCAAGGCGCCCGTGGCCCCGCATCGCGCCTGCAAGGGCTGCGGCAGCTATGGCGGGCGCATCGTCGTCGACAAGACGCGCGCGGCAAAGCGTCTCGTCAAAAAGGCCCGCGCCGCCGCCCCGGCCGCCCAGAAGACGGCCAAGGCCGAGGCCAAGGATGAGCACGAAGGCCACGATCACACGTAA
- the nusB gene encoding transcription antitermination factor NusB, giving the protein MSNRHLARTIAMQTLYQWDFNGKPMERVPEIMAFCKGEFAPNFEDEGFIRELVEGVLARIADIDGIITSFAPEWPVETITVVDRNVLRIGVYELKFSKTVPSKVAINEAIELAKGFGGEASGRFVNGVLGAIYKDMIAKGEIKEVDKASPVKPAAAPDGAMAGGQEK; this is encoded by the coding sequence ATGTCCAATCGCCATCTCGCGCGGACCATCGCCATGCAGACCCTGTACCAGTGGGATTTCAACGGCAAGCCCATGGAACGCGTGCCGGAGATCATGGCGTTCTGCAAGGGGGAGTTCGCGCCCAACTTCGAGGACGAGGGGTTCATCAGGGAACTGGTGGAAGGGGTGCTCGCGCGCATCGCGGACATCGACGGCATCATCACTTCCTTCGCGCCGGAGTGGCCGGTGGAGACCATCACGGTGGTCGACCGCAACGTCTTGCGCATAGGCGTGTACGAGCTCAAGTTCTCGAAGACGGTGCCGAGCAAGGTGGCGATCAACGAGGCGATCGAGCTTGCCAAGGGGTTCGGCGGCGAAGCGTCGGGACGGTTCGTGAACGGGGTGCTCGGAGCGATCTACAAGGACATGATCGCCAAAGGGGAGATCAAGGAGGTGGATAAGGCGAGTCCGGTGAAGCCCGCCGCCGCTCCTGATGGAGCTATGGCGGGTGGTCAGGAAAAGTAA
- a CDS encoding prepilin-type N-terminal cleavage/methylation domain-containing protein, producing MDSSRSRRGQSAIEVLVALALLGIFATASAVLLSTAAFESRVAGMRARANALLQEGFEAARQVRDQDFDLLADGPHGLALSMGIWSFAGTEDVTDGRFHRAVTVADAGAGMKDVTVSVSWTPVSGRPLSLSGVTRLTDWRLADTPTGSNCYDTLATGDWTHPVSIGSADLGPGNAGTDVVVRYPYAFVSGVASSANKPDLFVYDVSNPASPQLIKSLDIGSDGINALSLSGDSLYAASSNDAKELMVFDTATPATTALIATLNLSGDADAITVHAVGDLLVVGRALSSASEVVFYDVANPASPSGLASFQVADAVNDFANSEQYLFAVSDSETEDVTVFDITDPLVPAWAATYDLPDGSPDFSVAYEPPGTLFIGNAASQFVTVDASDPLAMQMLSATGTGGEVRDMACLTGNLLFIGTNNSTQEFMILDIEDLEAIGQYSNLNFPQVATGVDIANGLVYVAVRSNDALRIIGPGP from the coding sequence ATGGACTCATCACGCTCACGCCGCGGCCAATCAGCGATTGAGGTGTTGGTGGCCCTCGCCTTGCTGGGCATCTTCGCCACGGCGAGCGCCGTGCTGCTTTCGACCGCCGCGTTCGAGAGCCGCGTCGCGGGGATGCGCGCGCGCGCGAACGCGCTCCTGCAGGAAGGGTTCGAGGCCGCGCGCCAGGTCCGCGACCAGGATTTCGACCTGCTTGCCGACGGCCCGCACGGGCTCGCGCTTTCCATGGGGATCTGGTCGTTCGCGGGCACGGAAGACGTGACCGACGGCCGCTTCCACCGCGCCGTGACGGTCGCCGACGCCGGAGCGGGCATGAAGGACGTCACCGTGTCCGTATCCTGGACGCCCGTCTCCGGCCGCCCTCTTTCGCTCTCCGGCGTGACGCGCCTCACGGACTGGCGGCTCGCCGACACGCCAACGGGCAGCAACTGCTACGATACGCTCGCCACCGGCGACTGGACGCATCCGGTCTCGATCGGGAGCGCGGACCTGGGTCCGGGCAACGCCGGGACGGACGTGGTGGTGCGCTACCCGTACGCGTTCGTGAGCGGCGTGGCGTCGAGCGCGAACAAGCCCGACCTGTTCGTCTACGACGTGTCGAACCCGGCCTCTCCCCAGCTCATCAAGTCCCTCGACATCGGCTCGGACGGGATCAACGCCCTCTCGCTCTCCGGCGATTCCCTCTACGCCGCATCCAGCAACGACGCCAAGGAGCTGATGGTGTTCGATACCGCGACGCCAGCCACGACCGCGCTCATCGCCACGCTCAACCTTTCCGGCGACGCCGACGCCATCACCGTGCACGCGGTAGGCGACCTCCTGGTCGTGGGCCGTGCCTTGAGCTCCGCCTCCGAGGTGGTGTTCTACGACGTGGCGAACCCGGCCTCCCCGTCGGGCCTCGCGTCGTTCCAGGTGGCCGACGCGGTGAACGACTTCGCCAACAGCGAACAGTACCTGTTCGCCGTGAGCGACTCCGAAACCGAGGACGTGACCGTGTTCGACATCACGGACCCGCTCGTGCCGGCCTGGGCCGCCACCTACGACCTCCCGGACGGCAGCCCGGACTTCAGCGTGGCCTACGAACCGCCCGGCACCCTGTTCATCGGCAACGCGGCGAGCCAATTCGTCACCGTGGACGCCTCCGACCCGCTCGCCATGCAGATGCTCTCGGCCACCGGCACCGGCGGCGAAGTGCGCGACATGGCCTGCCTGACCGGGAACCTCCTGTTCATCGGCACCAACAACTCCACGCAGGAGTTCATGATCCTCGACATCGAGGACCTGGAGGCGATCGGGCAGTATTCCAACCTCAACTTCCCGCAGGTGGCAACGGGCGTGGACATCGCCAACGGCCTCGTATACGTGGCCGTGCGCAGCAACGACGCGCTGCGCATCATCGGCCCCGGGCCCTGA
- a CDS encoding type IV pilus twitching motility protein PilT, which translates to MGMEALLKEAVKRKASDVHLAAGHPPMLRVDGELVPLKAPELTGKAVETLAREIAGEAHWKRFTASHEEDFAFDTAQARFRVNLHVEQGRPAFAARLIPHEIPSYEELGLPESIQAFTDLPNGLVIITGPAGTGKSTTLASMLQDINERRGGHIVTLEDPIEYVFPQGKGLVKQREVGTDTASFAEALRRALRQDPDVIMVGEMRDPETIAAALTLAETGHLVFSTLHTSSAAQAVHRIVDSFSGPQQEQVRQQLSLSLRAVVAQTLLPAKKGGLVAAREILVNNAAVSNLIRENKVEQIASAIQTGRADGMISMEKALGDLVDEGLVEEEAVAPYLGTGDRTRRRR; encoded by the coding sequence ATGGGGATGGAGGCTCTCCTCAAGGAGGCGGTCAAGCGGAAAGCGTCGGACGTGCATCTTGCGGCGGGGCACCCGCCGATGTTGCGCGTGGACGGGGAATTGGTGCCGCTCAAGGCTCCGGAGCTCACGGGCAAGGCGGTGGAGACGCTCGCGCGCGAGATCGCGGGCGAGGCGCATTGGAAGCGGTTCACGGCCTCCCACGAGGAGGATTTCGCGTTTGACACCGCGCAGGCGCGCTTCCGCGTGAACCTGCACGTGGAGCAGGGGCGTCCGGCCTTCGCCGCGCGGCTCATCCCACACGAGATCCCGAGCTACGAGGAGCTGGGATTGCCCGAGAGCATCCAGGCGTTCACGGACCTTCCCAACGGGCTGGTCATCATCACGGGGCCGGCCGGCACGGGCAAGTCCACCACGCTCGCCTCCATGCTGCAGGACATCAACGAGCGCCGCGGGGGCCACATCGTCACGCTGGAGGACCCGATCGAATACGTCTTCCCGCAGGGGAAAGGGCTCGTGAAGCAGCGTGAGGTGGGGACCGACACCGCGAGCTTCGCCGAGGCGCTCCGGCGCGCCTTACGCCAGGATCCGGACGTGATCATGGTGGGCGAGATGCGCGATCCCGAGACGATCGCCGCGGCGCTCACGTTGGCCGAGACCGGGCACCTCGTCTTCTCCACGCTGCACACCTCGTCGGCGGCGCAGGCCGTCCATCGCATCGTGGACAGCTTTTCCGGCCCGCAGCAGGAACAGGTGCGCCAGCAGCTTTCGCTCTCCTTGCGCGCCGTGGTGGCCCAGACGCTGTTGCCGGCCAAGAAGGGCGGGCTCGTGGCCGCGCGCGAGATCCTGGTCAACAATGCGGCCGTAAGCAACCTCATCAGGGAGAACAAGGTCGAGCAGATCGCCTCGGCCATCCAGACCGGCCGCGCGGACGGGATGATTTCCATGGAAAAGGCGCTCGGAGACCTCGTGGACGAGGGGCTCGTGGAGGAGGAAGCCGTCGCGCCGTACCTCGGGACGGGCGACCGGACGCGCCGCCGGCGCTGA
- a CDS encoding prepilin-type N-terminal cleavage/methylation domain-containing protein, giving the protein MPKGFSLVETMITVALLLALVGGGGILSARYLRGRYVRASAETLLSELRAAQGEARAQLGDAAHGVKAFPDRVVRFTGDSYAARASASDVTTALPAAIAIEGADEAVFPKGGVAPASPATFTFSDPHLTVDVAVSAYGLITLTPRPISD; this is encoded by the coding sequence ATGCCGAAGGGATTCAGCCTGGTGGAGACGATGATCACGGTCGCCCTGCTGCTTGCGCTCGTGGGCGGCGGCGGGATCCTTTCCGCGCGCTATCTGCGCGGGCGGTACGTGCGCGCGAGCGCCGAGACGCTCCTCTCCGAGCTGCGCGCGGCCCAGGGCGAGGCACGCGCCCAGCTGGGCGACGCCGCGCACGGGGTGAAGGCGTTCCCGGACCGCGTGGTGCGCTTCACGGGCGACTCCTACGCCGCGCGCGCGAGCGCGAGCGATGTCACCACCGCCTTGCCTGCCGCGATCGCGATCGAAGGCGCGGACGAGGCCGTCTTCCCCAAAGGCGGCGTCGCGCCCGCCTCCCCCGCCACCTTCACCTTCTCCGACCCGCATCTGACCGTCGACGTCGCCGTTTCCGCCTATGGACTCATCACGCTCACGCCGCGGCCAATCAGCGATTGA